In Klebsiella aerogenes, the DNA window CTCAACGTCATGCCTCCATTGCGCTGAAGTAAGCCGCCACTCTTCCCTTGATGGAGAGTAGTCGTACTCGTCGCCATCATCGGAACTCTCTTCGATTTCCAGCACGCGGTCATAAATAAGACCCGATTCTTTATCGCACAAACGCAGCGTACCGTCGTTATTGATATCAATTTTCCAGAAAGCATTTTCCAGCAACGCCTCGGGGTCCTTGACCGGCGGACGCACGTTGCCGACGGTATGAGGTTCAATATAAAGCGTGCAGTATCCCATTGAGGGCAGGATCCGGCTGAGCTGGATATCAAACTCCATGAATGGTTCGTAGTTGCCATAATGAACAATTTGTCGGTCAATCAATCCAGGATCAAGCTCGCGTGCGCTGCGAATAAAATAGGGGATGTCATTGCCTTTATCATCCCGCAGACGAAATTGTCTGGCACGCAGCCGAATCGTGGTGTTAATGACCTCTTCACGGGGCCAGGGCATCAGGTTGAACATCACCAACTTGTCTTCATCGGTCTGCGGCATGCTGTCGGCGATCTTACGCATATAAAAACGCGCCAGGTTGTCAGCCATATCCTCTGCCCGTTCAAATCGGGAAACTATCTCGCGATGAACTTTGTCACTGCAGCAGCAGCCAATACTGTCGTGGGCATGATTTTTCAGGATCTCTTTCCACATTTTTTCCAGCAGGCCATGGTGATATTCGAAGCCTAACGTCCAGGCGAGCGTCGCCAGCGGCTCCAGAATATGAACAATTTTGTGCTCAATGCGGGCATGAGCAATTTTAATGTCCATGCGTGTGGAACCAATCGTCCGATGCACGCGCATATATTTCCCGTCGATAAATTCGCCGCGCAGCGTCGCCAGTTCGCTACGGTGAGCCTCAATATGTTCAAAGACCTCCTCGAAGCGGCTCATGACAAATTTGCGCTGGGGATAGATTTCCCGCAGTTTATCCATCACCGCAAAGATATTTTGCTGCAATGGCATCTGATCGTGGCCGTTTGGCAGCAATATCTCTTTCGTCACCGAGGCTTTTTCAAGCACCTCAAAATAGCTATCAAGCCGCTTACGCAGCCCGGCTTCATCCTCCGGTAAGTACTTACCAATCGCGTAGCCCAGCGGCAGCACCTGCGCCGTGACTTCGCTACCATCCGTGCTTTGCCATAAAAACTCCGTTTTATCGGTACCGTGACGCTCTGAGCATCCGCGCCAGAACATCGTGCGGGTGATGCCGAATCCGTTATAGATATGCGGGAGCTGTCCGGACATGCCAAATGAATCCGGGAGATAGCCAATTTTCATCGGCTCACCGAACGCCATGCTGTCACGGATACCGTACATCAGATTACGAACGATCGATTCGCCGGAGACAATGGTCGTGTCCGTCTGGGTATACCACGGCCCAATAATCAATTTCCCGGCCTCGACCAGCCTTTTCACCCGCTCACGGTTTTCCGGCTTCACGGCGAAATAATCCTCCAGCACCGCCGTCTGTCCGTCGAGGACGTAATATTTGTACTCCTCATCCTGCTCTAACCGAGCAAGGATCTCCTCCATATTATTTACGAGGAGAATACGCGACTCTTCGGTGGTGAAGTACCACTCACGGTCCCAGTGCATATGTGGCGTAATATGAACGCGAGATACAGCTTTCATCTTCGTTTCCTGTTCGTGAGTATTTATGGCATGACGTCTTCGGTCATGTATTTGCCGCTTTGAACGGCCTGGCGTCGCCAGAAAAGTAAAATGATCGTCGAGATAGCCGTCCCCACTAGCGCCGCGCCAAGCCAGCCCGCTGCCGCAGTGATAGCGCCCATCCCGGCCGGGTGAAGTAAAAAGAGAGAGAAAATACCTGCGCCCGGCGTTGATAACCCTATTCCCATCGCCCCGATAATCGCGCCTGTGACCATCGAGCCCAGAACGAATGAACCGATAACTCTCAGCGGATCTTCAATCGCCATCGGGATTGCCCCTTCAGTGATCCCCGCAAGCCCCAGCAGCCACGTTGATTTACCGGTTTCGATTTCGAATGGTTTAAAGAGATGAGGAGCCAACATCGTTGAAGCGGTGACGGTAAAAGCAGAGACCATTTTGACAGAGGCAAAAATGGCATAAGGTCCATAGACACCATTCGCCATCGCCCCCAGGCAAAACGCGTATGCTGCTTTATTCACTGGGCCACCCAGATCGAATGAACACATAAAACCCAGAATCGCGCCCAGCAGCAACGCATTTGTGCCTGATAGGCCGTTAAGCCAGGCCGTCAGCGTGTTGTTTATCCATGCCACCGGTTCGCCAATCACAAACAACATCAGGCTGCCCGCGCCCAACACGCCCAGCACCGGGTAGAGATAGTAGGATAAAAAGCCGTTGTAGCGATTATTCAGGCGAATGCGGTTTTTCACCCAGCGCATCAGATAACCCGCAATCAAACCCCCCGCCACCGCCCCTAAAAAACCGGAGCCAATCATGTTAGCGGCGAGACCGGCGGCAAATCCCGGCGCCAGAGCGGGTTTATCCGCCAGCGAATACGCGGTATAGGCCGCAAGCACGGGGACCATCAAAATACCTAGCATGCCGCCGCCGAGTTTACGGTACATCCACAACCACGAATTTTCCTGATCAAATAAATGCTGCAAGCCCAGAATTTGCGCCAGAAGTACGGCGACGGCCAACACCGTCCCTCCCGCAACAATCAGGGGAACCGCATAAGAGATCCCGCTAAGTAGCGCTTGCTTGAGTTCCGTTTTAAGGCTCTTTTTGACGTCTGTTTCGGCCTGAACCTGGTGTTCAACCGATGACGGTTGCAGCGCCAGCGCGCGCTCAATCAGCGCCTGAGCATGGCGCAACGGTTCCGCCACCGGTACGGAGATCGTCGGGATCCCGACAAAACGCTCGCTTTCTTTTATCGCCACTTCGGTGGCGAAAATGCACGCGCGCGCCTCGTTGAGCTGCTGCGCGGTCAGACGCCCTTCAATACCATTGGCCCCCTGCTTTTCAACGACAAC includes these proteins:
- the mngB gene encoding mannosylglycerate hydrolase, with protein sequence MKAVSRVHITPHMHWDREWYFTTEESRILLVNNMEEILARLEQDEEYKYYVLDGQTAVLEDYFAVKPENRERVKRLVEAGKLIIGPWYTQTDTTIVSGESIVRNLMYGIRDSMAFGEPMKIGYLPDSFGMSGQLPHIYNGFGITRTMFWRGCSERHGTDKTEFLWQSTDGSEVTAQVLPLGYAIGKYLPEDEAGLRKRLDSYFEVLEKASVTKEILLPNGHDQMPLQQNIFAVMDKLREIYPQRKFVMSRFEEVFEHIEAHRSELATLRGEFIDGKYMRVHRTIGSTRMDIKIAHARIEHKIVHILEPLATLAWTLGFEYHHGLLEKMWKEILKNHAHDSIGCCCSDKVHREIVSRFERAEDMADNLARFYMRKIADSMPQTDEDKLVMFNLMPWPREEVINTTIRLRARQFRLRDDKGNDIPYFIRSARELDPGLIDRQIVHYGNYEPFMEFDIQLSRILPSMGYCTLYIEPHTVGNVRPPVKDPEALLENAFWKIDINNDGTLRLCDKESGLIYDRVLEIEESSDDGDEYDYSPSREEWRLTSAQWRHDVEVVHEGWQSRATIRYQMAVPANLAERAARQQNGLLGVEAEVTLSHNSRRIDVQVRLNNQADDHRVRVLIPTPFHTDEVLADTQFGSLRRPVIDEAMANWREEGWKEAPLPVWNLLNYAVLQERRNGMALFTEGLREFEIVGDDKKTFALTLLRGVGVLGKEDLLLRPGRPSGIKMPVPDSQVRGLHHCRFSLFSFSGGPEGAGVAQQAKAWLTPVHCYNKIPWDAMKLNRAAFTSPDSYSLLTLSPTGCLLSALKKAEDRDEMILRLFNPSESTPCDVALSVNREMKRLSETDMNERIQEAEDENKRITGVFRPGQSRTFSIQIA
- the mngA gene encoding PTS 2-O-a-mannosyl-D-glycerate transporter subunit IIABC, with product MNLTTLTHPGAVCIQARFSSRDEAIRQLAERLAALGCITNCDEFLTEVFHRESLGPTALGEGLAVPHGKTAAVKKAAFAVATLSEPLEWEGVDGPEHVEMIFLLAIPPDEAGSTHIQILTELTTRLADDDLRARVMAATSVEALLAALESETPKTESAVNANAPTIVCVTACPAGIAHTYMAAEYLEKAGRQMGVNVVVEKQGANGIEGRLTAQQLNEARACIFATEVAIKESERFVGIPTISVPVAEPLRHAQALIERALALQPSSVEHQVQAETDVKKSLKTELKQALLSGISYAVPLIVAGGTVLAVAVLLAQILGLQHLFDQENSWLWMYRKLGGGMLGILMVPVLAAYTAYSLADKPALAPGFAAGLAANMIGSGFLGAVAGGLIAGYLMRWVKNRIRLNNRYNGFLSYYLYPVLGVLGAGSLMLFVIGEPVAWINNTLTAWLNGLSGTNALLLGAILGFMCSFDLGGPVNKAAYAFCLGAMANGVYGPYAIFASVKMVSAFTVTASTMLAPHLFKPFEIETGKSTWLLGLAGITEGAIPMAIEDPLRVIGSFVLGSMVTGAIIGAMGIGLSTPGAGIFSLFLLHPAGMGAITAAAGWLGAALVGTAISTIILLFWRRQAVQSGKYMTEDVMP